Proteins encoded together in one Astyanax mexicanus isolate ESR-SI-001 chromosome 10, AstMex3_surface, whole genome shotgun sequence window:
- the tgfbi gene encoding transforming growth factor-beta-induced protein ig-h3, with amino-acid sequence MERLTLLALTVTLISAVFAAKSPYQAVLQHSRIRGRLQGPNVCAMQKIQGTDKKYFTNCKQWYHRKICGKPTTIAYECCPGYEKVVGEKGCPAALPLLNIYNTLGVVGATTTKMYSERAKLQEEIEGPGSFTFFAPSNEAWAALPTEILDALVSNVNIELLNALHYHMVNKRLTSDDLKHGSSFPSMYQDFDVHIHHYSNGIVTVNCARLVKTDQHATNGIVHVVDRVITAITNNVNAFLETEDELQSLQTAIAAAGLTSMLENEGSYTIFAPTNEAFKKIPQEMLDRILGDPVALKDLLNYHIVKNLHCAESIVAGVPLETLQGTVLEVGCDGNDMTLNGKAIVTEKDKLGTNGVVHYISELLVPDSAKTLKELAEGTPQVSTSIKLFMDAGLGAHLTGSETVTLIAPQNDAFKGSATLTPSLRKALRNHILKNKFSSKSLYHGQELETLGGNKLRVFVYRNNLCIENACIAAHDKDGRYGTMFTVDKILAPPMGTVMDVLKADSRFSILVDNVQKAGLTELLNKEGPYTIFAPTNDAFRAMPPADLNKLTRDPRELTKVLKYHIGEQFLVSGGVTSHTRVKPLLGEKLELGVRNSTMYVNRVPVVDGDMMATNGVVHAVGSIIKPLPPKTVSDQADSSSTRRTSAVKAGPQLMKNEDLFQKVLNSRSSRTMTRVQ; translated from the exons atggagaggctAACTTTACTGGCGCTGACGGTCACTTTAATCTCCGCAGTGTTTGCGGCGAAGTCCCCTTATCAGGCGGTTCTTCAGCACAGCAGGATAAGAGGGAGACTGCAAGG ACCCAATGTGTGTGCTATGCAGAAGATCCAGGGGACTGATAAGAAGTACTTCACCAACTGCAAGCAGTGGTACCACCGCAAAATATGCGGCAAACCAAC GACAATCGCCTATGAGTGCTGTCCAGGTTATGAGAAGGTGGTTGGAGAGAAAGGTTGTCCTGCAG CTCTTCCCTTGCTGAATATCTACAACACTCTGGGTGTGGTTGGGGCCACTACCACTAAGATGTACTCTGAGAGGGCAAAGCTGCAAGAAGAGATTGAGGGACCTGGAAGTTTTACATTCTTTGCCCCCAGCAATGAAGCCTGGGCTGCCCTTCCCACT GAAATTCTGGACGCCCTGGTGAGCAATGTCAACATCGAGCTCCTCAATGCATTACATTACCACATGGTGAACAAACGCTTGACTTCAGATGACCTCAAGCACGGTTCCTCGTTCCCCTCCATGTACCAGGACTTCGATGTTCATATCCATCATTATTCCAATGGA attgtGACAGTCAACTGTGCTAGACTGGTGAAGACAGACCAGCATGCCACTAATGGAATCGTACATGTTGTTGACAGAGTCATCACAGCTATCACTAACAACGTTAATGCTTTCCTTGAGACTGAAGATGAATTGCAGTCACTGCAG actgctATTGCAGCTGCTGGTCTTACTTCCATGTTGGAGAATGAGGGTTCCTACACAATCTTTGCTCCAACCAATGAAGCCTTTAAGAAGATTCCCCAAGAAATGCTGGACAGAATCTTGGGAGACCCTGTAGCTCTTAAAG ATCTGCTGAATTACCACATTGTAAAGAACTTGCACTGCGCTGAGTCAATTGTGGCGGGGGTACCTCTGGAAACACTCCAGGGCACAGTGCTGGAGGTGGGCTGTGATGGAAATGATATGACCCTCAATGGCAAAGCCATCGTCACAGAGAAGGACAAGCTTGGCACTAATGGAGTTGTCCATTATATTAGTGAACTTCTCGTCCCTGATTCAG CTAAGACTCTGAAGGAACTTGCTGAGGGAACTCCACAGGTTTCCACATCCATAAAGCTTTTCATGGATGCTGGTCTAGGTGCTCATCTTACTGGATCTGAGACAGTGACACTGATAGCACCTCAAAACGATGCTTTCAAAG GCAGTGCGACTTTGACTCCTAGCTTGAGGAAAGCTCTGAGGAACCACATTTTGAAGAACAAGTTCTCCTCCAAGAGTCTTTACCATGGACAGGAGCTGGAAACACTTGGAGGAAATAAACTCAGAGTGTTTGTTTACAGAAAC AACCTTTGCATCGAGAACGCCTGCATTGCTGCTCATGACAAAGATGGACGTTATGGCACCATGTTCACTGTGGATAAAATCCTGGCTCCTCCCATGGGCACTGTCATGGATGTTCTGAAGGCTGATAGTCGTTTCAG CATCCTAGTTGACAACGTTCAGAAAGCAGGCTTGACTGAGCTGTTGAACAAAGAGGGACCCTACACCATCTTCGCCCCCACCAACGACGCATTCCGTGCCATGCCCCCAGCTGACCTCAACAAACTTACAA gagaccccagaGAACTGACTAAGGTTCTGAAGTACCACATCGGTGAACAGTTTCTCGTTAGTGGTGGAGTGACATCTCATACCAGAGTGAAGCCCCTCTTAGGAGAAAAACTGGAGTTGGGCGTG CGGAACTCCACTATGTACGTGAACAGGGTGCCCGTTGTTGATGGTGACATGATGGCTACTAATGGAGTGGTCCATGCTGTTGGCTCAATCATAAAGCCACTGC CTCCTAAAACTGTGAGTGACCAGGCAGACAGCTCTTCAACAAGACGTACCTCTGCAGTGAAG gcCGGCCCACAGCTTATGAAAAATG AGGATCTCTTCCAGAAGGTCTTGAACAGCCGGTCCAGCAGAACAATGACCCGAGTCCAGTAA